In a genomic window of Magnolia sinica isolate HGM2019 chromosome 14, MsV1, whole genome shotgun sequence:
- the LOC131226194 gene encoding protein DMR6-LIKE OXYGENASE 2-like — protein MLSLINSTNHMSLRCISRLKMEKLISSWVNNQSVPESYIFPLEKRPSDVAVPTSNKIPVVDLGGVHCRGCDQAQVINQILRASEEFGFFQLVNHGVPEKTIHDVMSVAEEFFEMPVEERAKLYSDDRNQIVRVNTSIDYNNEDVHFWRENLRHPCHPLEKFVHLWPEKPSRYRDVIGTYSVEVRGLALRILELICEGLGLERDYFSNGLGSTQLMSINHYPKCPDPTLTLGLPKHCDPNVITLLLQGEVCGLQVFKDGEWMAVEALPNAFVVNLGQQMQIISNGQLKSVEHRVVTNSTASRTTIVTFIHPDNGSIIAPASTLVDVRSPPLYRAFQFQDFLSAHFEKSGDKESTLELFKL, from the exons ATGCTTTCCCTTATAAATTCAACAAATCACATGTCATTGAGGTGTATTAGCCGTTTGAAGATGGAGAAGCTCATTTCCTCCTGGGTCAACAATCAGTCAGTGCCGGAATCTTACATATTTCCACTGGAAAAACGGCCTAGCGATGTGGCTGTTCCTACATCCAACAAGATCCCGGTCGTTGatctgggtggggtccactgccgCGGGTGCGATCAGGCTCAAGTAATCAACCAAATTTTGAGAGCTAGTGAAGAATTTGGTTTCTTTCAG CTAGTTAATCATGGAGTCCCTGAAAAGACCATCCACGACGTGATGAGCGTTGCTGAGGAATTTTTCGAGATGCCGGTTGAGGAAAGAGCAAAGCTATACTCAGATGATCGAAACCAGATCGTGAGAGTTAATACTAGCATCGACTACAACAATGAAGATGTGCATTTTTGGAGGGAAAATCTGCGGCACCCTTGCCATCCTCTTGAGAAATTCGTGCATTTATGGCCTGAAAAGCCAAGTAGATATCG ggATGTGATTGGAACATATAGTGTAGAGGTAAGAGGACTGGCTTTGAGGATTTTAGAGCTAATATGTGAAGGATTGGGACTTGAAAGGGACTACTTCAGCAATGGACTTGGTAGCACGCAATTGATGTCGataaaccattacccaaaatGCCCAGATCCAACCTTGACTTTGGGTCTTCCAAAGCATTGTGATCCAAATGTCATCACCCTTCTTCTTCAAGGTGAAGTATGTGGCCTCCAAGTCTTCAAGGATGGGGAATGGATGGCTGTGGAGGCTCTTCCCAATGCTTTTGTGGTGAATTTAGGCCAACAGATGCAG ATTATCAGCAATGGGCAGTTAAAGAGCGTCGAGCATCGTGTAGTAACTAATTCCACCGCATCTCGAACAACCATAGTGACTTTTATCCATCCTGACAATGGCAGCATCATAGCACCTGCGTCGACACTGGTTGATGTACGAAGCCCACCGCTCTACCGAGCCTTTCAATTCCAAGACTTCCTTAGTGCTCATTTTGAGAAATCTGGCGACAAAGAAAGCACACTCGAACTTTTTAAGCtttaa
- the LOC131226195 gene encoding protein DMR6-LIKE OXYGENASE 1-like, with the protein MEKLISSRVNNQSVLKSYVFPPENRPGDVAVRTCNTIPIIDLAGGDQAEVIKQILRASEEFGFFHLVNHGVPVDNMMSVAKEFFEMPVEDMAKLYSDDRSQIVRVHTSFDYDNEDVHCWRDNLRHPCHPVEKFMHLWPEKPSRYRDVVGTYSVEVRGLALRILELICEGLGLERDYFSNGLSSTQLMSINHYPKCPDPTLTLGLPKHCDPNVITLLLQGEVCGLQVFKDKEWMAVEALPNAFVVNLGHQMEIISNGQLKSVEHRAVTNSTVARTTVVTFIYPDMDSIMEPAPTLVNVQSLPLYRPFRFQEFLNTYLDKSGNKASTLESFKL; encoded by the exons ATGGAGAAGCTCATTTCTTCCCGGGTCAATAATCAATCAGTGCTGAAATCTTATGTATTTCCACCGGAAAATCGTCCTGGCGATGTCGCCGTACGTACTTGCAACACAATCCCGATCATTGATCTGGCTGGAGGTGATCAGGCTGAAGTAATCAAGCAAATTTTGAGAGCTAGCGAAGAATTCGGTTTCTTTCAT CTAGTTAATCATGGAGTCCCTGTCGACAACATGATGAGCGTTGCCAAGGAATTCTTCGAGATGCCGGTGGAGGATATGGCAAAGCTGTACTCAGACGATCGCAGCCAGATTGTGAGAGTTCATACAAGCTTCGACTATGATAATGAAGATGTGCATTGTTGGAGGGATAATCTGCGGCACCCATGCCATCCTGTTGAAAAATTCATGCATTTATGGCCCGAAAAGCCGAGTAGATATAG ggatGTGGTTGGAACATATAGTGTAGAGGTAAGAGGACTGGCTTTGAGGATTTTAGAGCTAATATGTGAAGGATTGGGACTTGAAAGGGACTACTTCAGCAATGGACTTAGTAGCACGCAATTGATGTCGataaaccattacccaaaatGCCCAGACCCAACCTTGACTTTGGGTCTTCCAAAGCATTGTGACCCAAATGTCATCACCCTTCTTCTTCAAGGTGAAGTATGTGGCCTCCAAGTCTTCAAGGATAAGGAATGGATGGCTGTGGAGGCTCTTCCCAATGCCTTTGTGGTGAATTTAGGGCATCAGATGGAG attatcaGTAATGGGCAGTTGAAGAGTGTCGAGCACCGCGCCGTTACCAACTCCACCGTGGCTAGAACAACCGTCGTGACCTTCATCTATCCTGACATGGACAGCATCATGGAGCCTGCGCCAACACTGGTCAATGTACAAAGCCTGCCGCTCTACCGACCCTTCAGATTCCAAGAGTTCCTTAACACTTATTTGGATAAATCTGGCAACAAAGCCAGCACACTCGAATCTTTTAAGCTTTAA